One region of Populus trichocarpa isolate Nisqually-1 chromosome 4, P.trichocarpa_v4.1, whole genome shotgun sequence genomic DNA includes:
- the LOC18098077 gene encoding putative disease resistance protein RGA3 produces MIYKIFRRKVEIQNSLKRKVRSFLSLSNPIAFHLCVALKVQKIKVSLDELRKDAIGYGLGVLYTTPQPSLHPKTDSFLGSSEVVIGRVDDVSKIMNLMVSSCRQQVLSVIPIVGMAGLGKTTLAKMVLKEVKDRKLFDVIFWICVSDSFDDERILGEMLQTLDKNTGGISNINTIMTNLERQLKDKKFLLVLDDVWNEEYGKWESLRDRLLKVVGINHGNAVVVTTRLPLVASIMENPPVFRHELKQLSNDECWSIIRKIVSRNGGESIPSELEAVGIDIAKKCGGVPLAASIIGGMLLSEKKEKWLSIKKNEAVEKFNLTKKLLPVLKLSFDHVSSESLQRCFAYCSIFPKDFEIEKEKLIQLWMAEGLLGPSHGEMEDTGARNFNDLLARSFFQDFQTDELGNVICCKMRELVHDLASLVTKSETVIWEAGSAIDGTFRARHLNLLSYDRDGPAFLKDGARKLRTLFSKSWEFRGLRSLTLNVA; encoded by the coding sequence atgatttataagatttttagaCGGAAGGTAGAGATTCAAAACAGTCTGAAAAGGAAGGTGCGCAGCTTCTTGTCTCTCTCCAACCCAATAGCATTTCATCTGTGTGTGGCCTTaaaagttcaaaagatcaaGGTGTCCTTAGACGAGCTTAGAAAAGATGCAATTGGGTATGGGCTTGGAGTTCTATATACAACTCCTCAACCTAGCCTGCACCCAAAGACAGACTCTTTCCTTGGCAGCTCAGAAGTTGTCATAGGAAGGGTTGATGATGTCTCTAAAATTATGAACTTGATGGTTAGCTCTTGCAGACAACAAGTTCTTTCTGTCATTCCTATAGTGGGAATGGCCGGGCTCGGAAAGACCACCCTAGCCAAAATGGTGCTCAAAGAAGTAAAAGATAGAAAACTTTTTGATGTGATATTTTGGATCTGTGTTTCTGATAGTTTTGATGATGAAAGGATTTTAGGAGAAATGTTGCAAACTCTTGATAAAAACACTGGTGGGATAAGtaatataaatacaataatGACAAATCTTGAAAGAcagttgaaggataaaaaatttcttctcGTACTTGATGATGTGTGGAATGAAGAATATGGGAAGTGGGAGAGTTTAAGGGATCGTCTGTTAAAAGTTGTTGGGATTAATCATGGTAATGCTGTTGTTGTGACGACTCGTCTTCCATTAGTAGCATCCATAATGGAGAATCCTCCTGTGTTTAGGCATGAACTGAAACAACTGTCAAATGATGAATGTTGGTCAATTATTAGGAAAATTGTGTCTAGAAATGGAGGAGAGTCGATTCCTTCAGAATTGGAGGCTGTCGGAATCGATATTGCAAAAAAGTGTGGGGGAGTACCATTAGCTGCTAGTATTATAGGGGGAATGTTGCTTTCtgagaagaaggaaaaatggttgtccataaaaaaaaatgaagctgtTGAGAAGTTTAATCTTACTAAAAAACTTTTACCAGTGTTGAAATTAAGTTTCGATCACGTGTCTTCTGAATCTTTGCAACGATGTTTTGCTTATTGCTCTATTTTTCCGAAAGATTTTGAGATTGAAAAGGAGAAATTGATTCAGCTTTGGATGGCTGAAGGGTTGCTTGGGCCATCTCATGGAGAGATGGAAGATACAGGTGCTAGAAATTTTAATGACTTGCTTGCACGCTCGTTTTTCCAAGATTTCCAAACGGATGAGCTTGGAAACGTAATCTGTTGCAAGATGCGCGAACTTGTGCACGATCTTGCTTCGTTGGTGACAAAATCAGAGACAGTGATTTGGGAGGCTGGTTCAGCTATAGACGGTACATTTCGTGCCCGACATCTAAATCTCCTTTCTTATGACAGAGATGGACCAGCATTTCTAAAGGATGGTGCTAGAAAATTGCGTACATTATTCAGCAAGTCTTGGGAATTTAGAGGTTTGCGAAGTCTGACCTTGAATGTTGCCTAG